The following nucleotide sequence is from Chloracidobacterium validum.
CCTGCTGAAAGCTTTTGAGCGCCACGAACTGTGCCAGCCCGGCAAGCACCAACGCCAGGACGCCGAACGTCCCGATATGCGGATCCTTCATGATTGCCAGGCGTTGCTCCCGCGACCAGCCGCCACCGAGCGCATCCACGGTATCGGCCAACCCATCGTAGTGCAGCGCGCCGGTGACGAGGACACTCGACGCGATGAGCAAGACGGCCAGCGCCTCCGGCGAAAGCAGCGGCCAGAGCGCCAGTGCGCAGCCGGCTTGTCCAAGCCCCAACCCGGCTCCAACCAGCGGAAAGCACGCCATGGCCGCCGCCAGCGTCTTTGGATCGGGGTGCGCCCAGGCCGGCACGGGAAGGCGCGTGAGAAACGCCACCGCCGCCAGAAACAAGCGTAGTCCCATCATGGATGCAAGCTCACGATGGTCGCGCCGTCCCCACCCTGTCGCCGGTCAGCTCGCGCAAACCGCTCGACATGCGGGTGATGGGTTAGGAACGCTTCTACGGCCTTGCGTAGCGCGCCGGTGCCAATGCCGTGGATGACGCGCACCTCGGTGAGTCCGGCGAGCGTCGCGCGGTCGAGGTAGCGGTCGAGGGCTTCGGTGGCTTCATCGGTTGTCAGTCCAATCAGGTTGATTTCAGGCGTGACGTGGGCGCTTGGCGCGACATCGTGCATGGCCACCAGGGTTTGCCGGGCGGGCGGCGCGGCTGGCGTGGCTTTCGACGGCGACGGCGGAAGCTTGCCGAGGGTCGTGGCATGCACCCTGAGCCGTAGCGCGCCACTGGTCACGGTCACTTCGTCGCCGGAAATGGCCTCGACCTGCCCCAGCGTGCCAAAACTCGTTCGCACGCGGTCCCCCGGACACAGCTCGGAAGCCGATGTCACCGGCTGCGCGACAGCCGTCTCCGGGAGCGGCGCGCGACCGGACGACTTGGGCTTTGACGGACGTGATTCGGTCTGGGCTGGGGACACCGCGCGCTGAAGGTCGGCAGTTGCCGCAGCCAAGTCGCGCATGGCTTCCCGGCGGAGCCGTTCGCGGTTTTCGGTCAGCTCGATTCGTTCCAGCCGGGCCGACAGGCGCGCCTCGAAATCAGCCGCCAGTTGGCGCGCGCGCGCTTCAAAGTCAGCTTGCCGCGCCGCGTCGCGGGCCGCGAACTCCCGTTCAAGCTGGGCATAGCGGTGGGCCAGGGCCGCGCGCTCCTCGTCGAGCGCCGCGGCTGCGTCGCGGGCTTCGGTGACCCGCCGTTCGAGTTCGGCCACGTACCGCGCCAGCGCGACGTCCCGTTCGCCGAGATATGCCTTGGCTTGCTCAATCAGTGACTCCGGCAACCCAAGCCGCCGGGCGATGACCAGGCCGCTGGAGCTTCCCATCGTGTCGAGGCAGAGCTGGTAGGTTGGGGTCAGGGTTTCCAGATCGAAGGACACCGCCGCGCTGACGACGCCTGGCGTCGTGTCGGCGTAAATTTTCAGCGCGTTGAAATGGGTCGTGGCCATGACGTAGGCCCCGCGCCCTCGAAAGTACTCGATGAGTGCCTGCGCCAGCGCCGCGCCTTCGTCCGGGTCGGTTCCCGTGCCGACTTCGTCGAGCAGCACCAGCGCCGGCGGCGTCAACGTGGCGGCGATACCCGCCAGCTTGGTGATGTGGGAAGAAAAGGTCGAGAGGTTGGCGGCCAACGACTGCTGATCGCCAATGTCGGCGCGGACTTGGGCCAGTGCGGGTAGTTCGGCGGCCTGAGCCGGAACGAGCAACCCCGCTTGCATCATCAGCACGCAGAGGCCGGCGGTTTTGAGCACGACCGTCTTGCCGCCCGCGTTCGCGCCACTGATGATGAGCGCCCGCCGCGCTTCATCGAGGGTGAAACTCAACGGAACAACCTCGCGCCCCTGTGCCTGAAGCGCGAGCATGAGCAGCGGATGGCGCGCGGCGACCAAGTGAAAGCGTCCCTGTTCGGAAACGATGGGTTCGACGGCCTGCAACCGTTCGGCAAGGCGGGCTTTGGCGGCGACGAAGTCAAGCTCGGCAATGGCTGTGACTAGCCGCGTGATGGCTTCCCGTTGGTCGCGCAGGTAGCCCGAAGCCGTTTGCAGCAGGCGCGTGACTTCGGCCTCGGCCAGCTCTTGCAGCCGCGTGAGTTCATTGTTGAGCGGGATGGCTTCCAATGGCTCGACAAAAGCTGTCATGCCACTGCTGGAAAGCCCGTGCACGACGCCTGCGACCTTGCCCCGGTTGTCATCGCGCACCGGGACGACAAACCGGCCGTGGCGCTGGGTGACGATCTCATCGGAGAACGCGCCTTCCAGGTCGCGCCGTTGCAGCAGGCGTTCGAGCATCCGCCGCAAGCGGGCATGCTGGATGCGTTGTTCGGAGCGCAGCCGCTGTAGCTCTGGACTGGCGCTTTCGTCGAGCTGTCCATCCGGCGTGACGATGCGGCGTACCCGCGCCAGGGTATCCCGGAGGTCGGGCATGGCGTCGGCGATCGCGCCAAGTCGTGGAAACCGCTCACGCTGCGGACGAAGCGTGGCACGAACGTGCAAGCCAGCGTCCAGCGTCCGGGCCAGCGCCTGGAGTTCGTCAACCGTAAGGGTGGCGTGCTCCGGCTTGAGGCGGTCGAGCAAGGGGCGCACATCGGGCAAGTCGCCAATCCCAAAGCCGCCCTGCTCGGTGAAAAACTGGCGGGTCTCGGTCGTTAGCCGCAGTCGCCGCCGAATCTCGGCCGGGTTGGCGCTGGGCAAGAGTTCGCTCGCCAACTCACGTCCATAGGGCGTGCGGGCTTCACGCGCCAGATGGGCGCGGATCGCGTCAAACTCCAGTGTCTCGAAATCAGCAACGAACGTCGGTTCAGGCATCACGGTGAGGTTCTCACGGGCCAGGACTGGCGGCAATGCGACTTCTGACCAAACCAGGGCCGTCTGTCAACCGTTTGGCGTGAAAGCTGAAGGGACCGGGCGCGCTGCCGCGCGGCGAACACCCACTGGCGCGCCCAAAGCGGCGCGACCTGCCATGACCGAAACCCAGGAAGCGAACTCAGGCGTTGAGGTAGGTCTCGGCGCAGGCCTCGACGGCGCGGGCCGTATCGAGCGTCAGCGCCCGTGCCACGAACTGTTCGGCGTCGCGTGCCGACAGTCGGCGCAACGTGGATTTGAAGCCCGGCAAGGCTGCCGGCGAGAGACTGAAGCGGCGAATTCCGAGTCCCAGA
It contains:
- a CDS encoding endonuclease MutS2 translates to MPEPTFVADFETLEFDAIRAHLAREARTPYGRELASELLPSANPAEIRRRLRLTTETRQFFTEQGGFGIGDLPDVRPLLDRLKPEHATLTVDELQALARTLDAGLHVRATLRPQRERFPRLGAIADAMPDLRDTLARVRRIVTPDGQLDESASPELQRLRSEQRIQHARLRRMLERLLQRRDLEGAFSDEIVTQRHGRFVVPVRDDNRGKVAGVVHGLSSSGMTAFVEPLEAIPLNNELTRLQELAEAEVTRLLQTASGYLRDQREAITRLVTAIAELDFVAAKARLAERLQAVEPIVSEQGRFHLVAARHPLLMLALQAQGREVVPLSFTLDEARRALIISGANAGGKTVVLKTAGLCVLMMQAGLLVPAQAAELPALAQVRADIGDQQSLAANLSTFSSHITKLAGIAATLTPPALVLLDEVGTGTDPDEGAALAQALIEYFRGRGAYVMATTHFNALKIYADTTPGVVSAAVSFDLETLTPTYQLCLDTMGSSSGLVIARRLGLPESLIEQAKAYLGERDVALARYVAELERRVTEARDAAAALDEERAALAHRYAQLEREFAARDAARQADFEARARQLAADFEARLSARLERIELTENRERLRREAMRDLAAATADLQRAVSPAQTESRPSKPKSSGRAPLPETAVAQPVTSASELCPGDRVRTSFGTLGQVEAISGDEVTVTSGALRLRVHATTLGKLPPSPSKATPAAPPARQTLVAMHDVAPSAHVTPEINLIGLTTDEATEALDRYLDRATLAGLTEVRVIHGIGTGALRKAVEAFLTHHPHVERFARADRRQGGDGATIVSLHP
- the cobS gene encoding adenosylcobinamide-GDP ribazoletransferase, translated to MMGLRLFLAAVAFLTRLPVPAWAHPDPKTLAAAMACFPLVGAGLGLGQAGCALALWPLLSPEALAVLLIASSVLVTGALHYDGLADTVDALGGGWSREQRLAIMKDPHIGTFGVLALVLAGLAQFVALKSFQQVESLCRALIVAPCLARLTIVWLAWQLPYARAEGGKGRFVMFLHGGHVLGAALIGSAIVLGIGGRLGSLLLALAATLTLLAGWYFRRQLGGITGDALGAVSQTCEIMAYGVWVTFQP